A portion of the Bombus pascuorum chromosome 8, iyBomPasc1.1, whole genome shotgun sequence genome contains these proteins:
- the LOC132909870 gene encoding rap guanine nucleotide exchange factor 2-like isoform X8 has product MIVIDYPEVHGGRMHRPPHPHPITDHRQVNLVFDDTFSQGLTGRPELYQKSNRSSHSSDTSSAYSGSDTMTSVQGSLDADADDVDLSGLVESIVDSDEEEDLAESMDSLTVRDPVRECLEKDPMERTEDDIETLLEFTQQLKAFTNMTLAVRRALCAVMVFAVVERAGMIVLNDGEELDSWSVLINGAVEIEHSNGEIEQLHLGDSFGILPTMERLLHRGVMRTKCDDCQFVCVTQADYFRIQHQGEENTRRHEENGRVILVTELRGALDGGARRGHVVIRGTPERLMLQLIEENSITDPTYIEDFLLTHRTFIDSPLLVASQLLEWFDQAQVRDRVARVVLLWVNNHFTDFETDPAMMEFLEAFEAGLEREKMLGQQRLLNIACAAKARTRNVTLARPTRDEVLHFSILGGYERGFGIFISKVDKKSKAEDVGLKRGDQILEVNGQSFEHVSHARALEILRGSTHLSITVKSNLLAFKEMLQMPDDSPRPRGRANKPEISRIQTDPRARLSTHVDPITPGNPLNPLVGGVPLLIPDSNVSPCKDAKKEHKGFMTLGPKKRFQKALMKMNILPKNTIKSDSFYSDGVHVDDPLAPPHTPPGTGGLAQTTNLYHSKSNPDLTSLYCYDDLRAPDYPEHVLKVYKADQTCKYLLIHKETTAHEVVMLALQEFGITEGSSNFSLAEVSVGEGGMIKQRRLPDQLQNLAERIGLSSRYYLKTNGISETFVADEQAPELIRESQVHFLQLNAVEVAIQLTLQDFSIFRQIESTEYVDDLFELKSRYGVPMLRQFAELVNREMFWVVTEVCSEHNLVRRSKIIKQFIKIARQCKECKNFNSMFAIVSGLGHGAVSRLRASWEKLPSKYQRLFSDLQELMDPSRNMSKYRQLVASEQTQPPIIPFYPVVKKDLTFIHLGNDSRVEGLVNFEKLRMIAKEVRTLTNMCSSPYDLSIMLERGGQPPSSAMVALNQMTTGNQVLQCPGGQTATVKRRKKSTAAPNPKKMFEEAQMVRRVKAYLANMKVITDEERLHALSVECEPHAGTAAVAAAVPLSASRGRRHPSPTLSTTSSASSTSEGRKSIQGTKFGAASPQAVRKMLALSDPHKTRPYQPKHCPPALPVPGLALHSSGLEPSPGAPRRVGSGSRVPMHERSHSDTPSSLPPPVDLSAESSSVTSLSNLQPLRKTLTSGSVTSSDSGHSTQLDSHSGSSVEAGGSPPPPQRRHSAMQGTTGLGVGVGHGVPAALPPPGAGTTIMTTMTTMTTMTSMTTMRPGIGSTQCRQPPAYKVAAQMARLHRLGRAHSHEGVTYRNDHEDDDEDAQVSAV; this is encoded by the exons ATCGACTATCCAGAAGTACATGGAGGAAGGATGCATCGACCACCGCACCCTCATCCCATAACCGACCATCGACAGGTCAACTTGGTCTTCGATGATACG TTTTCTCAAGGCCTGACAGGCAGGCCAGAGCTGTATCAAAAGTCCAATAGAAGCAGCCATTCGAGTGACACAAGCTCAGCATACAGTGGTTCAGACACCATGACATCTGTACAAGGTTCATTAGATGCAGATGCAGACGATGTTGATCTTTCAGGTCTTGTTGAATCTATAGTAGACAgcgatgaagaagaagatctTGCAGAAAGCATGGAT AGCTTGACTGTCCGTGATCCAGTCAGAGAATGTTTAGAAAAAGATCCTATGGAAAGGACGGAAGATGATATAGAAACGCTCTTAGAATTCACGCAACAACTAAAGGCTTTCACAAATATGACCTTGGCAGTAAGAAGAGCGCTGTGCGCTGTGATGGTGTTTGCAGTGGTTGAACGTGCTGGTATGATAGTTTTGAATGATGGAGAAGAATTAGATAGTTGGAGTGTGCTCATAAATGGTGCTGTGGAAATTGAGCATAGCAATGGAGAAATCGAACAGCTGCACCTTGGTGACAGTTTTGGAATCTTGCCCACTATGGAAAGACTTTTGCATAGAGGTGTAATGAGAACAAA atGTGATGATTGCCAATTTGTATGTGTTACTCAGGCAGATTACTTTAGAATTCAACATCAAGGAGAAGAAAATACGAGGCGGCACGAAGAGAATGGGAGAGTGATTCTAGTAACAGAATTAAGGGGTGCTTTAGATGGCGGAGCACGCAGAGGTCATGTAGTTATCCGCGGAACTCCTGAACGTTTAATGTTACAACTTATCGAAGAAAACAGTATTACTGATCCCACTTATATAGAAGATTTCTTATTAACGCATCGAACATTTATCGATAGTCCTTTATTAGTTGCGAGTCAATTGTTAGAATGGTTTGATCAAGCACAAGTCAGAGATAGAGTTGCCCGTGTGGTACTTCTTTGGGTAAATAATCATTTTACTGATTTTGAAACTGATCCCGCCATGATGGAATTTTTGGAAGCATTTGAAGCCGgtttagaaagagaaaaaatgcTAGGTCAACAAAG ATTATTAAACATTGCGTGTGCAGCAAAAGCAAGAACGCGGAATGTAACATTAGCAAGGCCTACAAGGGACGAGGTCTTGCATTTTAGTATTTTGGGCGGATATGAAAGAGGTTTCggcatttttatttcaaaagtgGATAAAAAGTCAAAGGCTGAAGATGTTGGCTTGAAACGTGGTGATCAGATTTTAGAAGTAAATGGACAAAGTTTTGAGCACGTGAGTCACGCCAGGGCTCTTGAAATCTTAAGGGGATCTACTCATCTTAGTATAACTGTTAAATCAAACTTACTTG CGTTTAAAGAAATGCTTCAGATGCCAGATGACTCGCCGAGGCCGCGGGGAAGAGCAAACAAACCTGAAATTTCAAGAATACAAACAGATCCACGTGCAAGGTTGTCCACGCACGTGGACCCGATAACTCCGGGAAATCCACTGAATCCTTTAGTAGGCGGTGTTCCACTGTTAATACCTGATTCTAATGTTTCTCCTTGTAAAGATGCTAAAAAAGAGCATAAAGGATTCATGACGCTTGGACCGAAAAAGAGATTTCAAAAAGCTcttatgaaaatgaatatacTGCCAAAGAATACTATTAA gAGTGATTCATTTTACAGTGATGGTGTACATGTAGACGATCCTCTCGCACCCCCTCATACACCACCGGGAACAGGAGGACTTGCACAGACTACTAACCTTTATCATTCGAAAAGTAATCCTGACCTTACATCGTTATATTGTTATGACGACTTAAGGGCGCCTGATTATCCAGAACACGTTTTGAAGGTTTACAAAGCCGATCAAACTTGTAAATATCTTCTTATTCACAAGGAAACAACGGCGCACGAG gtGGTAATGCTAGCTCTCCAAGAATTTGGTATAACCGAAGGCAGTTCGAATTTCTCCTTGGCTGAAGTTAGCGTTGGGGAAGGAGGAATGATTAAACAACGCAGGTTACCTGATCAGTTGCAAAATCTTGCGGAAAGAATTGGCTTAAGTTCACGGTATTACTTGAAAACTAACGGTATCTCGGAGACGTTCGTAGCAGATGAACAAGCGCCAGAACTTATACGCGAATCTCAGGTTCACTTCTTACAATTAAATGCCGTTGAAGTTGCAATTCAATTGACTTTACAAGATTTCAGTATATTCAG GCAAATAGAATCTACGGAATACGTGGATGATTTATTCGAATTGAAGAGTAGATATGGAGTGCCTATGCTCAGGCAGTTTGCAGAACTAGTCAACAGAGAAATGTTTTGGGTTGTGACAGAAGTTTGTTCTGAACACAATCTTGTTCGacgtagtaaaataataaaacaatttataaaaatagccC GACAATGTAAAGAAtgcaaaaatttcaattccatGTTTGCTATTGTGTCTGGCTTGGGTCATGGGGCTGTCTCAAGATTAAGAGCCTCTTGGGAGAAACTGCCAAGTAAATATCAAAGGCTATTTAGTGACCTGCAAGAATTAATGGACCCGAGCCGTAACATGAGCAAATACCGACAATTAGTAGCGTCTGAACAAACACAACCTCCTATA aTTCCATTTTATCCAGTAGTAAAGAAGGATTTAACATTCATACACCTTGGCAACGATTCCAGAGTGGAAGGTTTGGTAAATTTCGAAAAGCTGAGGATGATAGCGAAAGAAGTGAGAACGTTAACGAACATGTGTTCTTCACCCTACGATCTATCAATAATGTTAGAAAGAGGTGGCCAGCCACCTAGTTCTGCCATGGTTGCGTTAAATCAAATGACTACTGGAAATCAAG TGTTGCAATGTCCAGGAGGACAAACGGCAACAGTAAAAAGGCGGAAAAAGTCTACCGCTGCACCAAACCCGAAGAAAATGTTCGAAGAGGCTCAAATGGTTCGAAGAGTGAAAGCGTACCTTGCCAACATGAAAGTTATTACTGACGAGGAACGATTACATGCTTTGTCTGTGGAATGCGAACCTCATGCAGGAACTGCCGCAGTAGCCGCAGCGGTACCTCTCAGTGCAAGCAGAGGAAGAAGGCATCCTTCGCCTACTTTGTCAACTACAAGTAGTGCTAGCAGCACCAGTGAAGGTAGAAAGAGTATACAAG gtACAAAGTTTGGAGCTGCATCGCCACAAGCAGTACGGAAAATGTTAGCGCTTTCTGATCCCCACAAAACTCGTCCGTATCAACCGAAACATTGCCCACCAGCACTTCCAGTGCCTGGATTGGCATTGCATTCCAGTGGATTGGAGCCTAGTCCCGGTGCACCTAGGAGAGTAGGATCTGGTAGCCGAGTTCCTATGCATGAGAGATCCCATAGCGATACTCCTTCCAGTTTACCACCACCTGTCGATCTCAGCGCTGAAAGTAGTAGCGTAACCAGCTTGAGCAATCTTCAGCCGTTACGAAAAACGTTGACCAGTG GTTCGGTGACGAGCAGTGACAGTGGTCACAGTACACAGCTGGACAGCCACAGCGGAAGCAGCGTAGAAGCTGGTGGTAGTCCACCGCCACCTCAAAGACGGCACTCCGCCATGCAAG GTACTACGGGATTAGGAGTAGGCGTGGGTCATGGAGTACCGGCGGCGCTTCCCCCTCCAGGAGCTGGAACGACGATTATGACGACCATGACGACCATGACTACCATGACGTCGATGACGACGATGCGTCCAGGAATTGGTAGTACACAGTGCCGTCAACCGCCTGCTTACAAAGTTGCAGCGCAGATGGCAAGGTTGCACAGGCTTGGCCGTGCTCACAGCCACGAGGGTGTTACCTACAGGAACGACCATGAAGATG ACGACGAAGACGCGCAAGTATCAGCGGTTTAA
- the LOC132909870 gene encoding rap guanine nucleotide exchange factor 6-like isoform X3, translated as MTDYLDPHFVRALCRDPERRTLQDLQIIYYGLLGLEALRPCRDSILRGLCKIVRYERHHANHVLYYTGELATSWYILLSGSVFIDGSMFLPRSSFGKRTGGSARRPNECFVLEPSEMIVIDYPEVHGGRMHRPPHPHPITDHRQVNLVFDDTFSQGLTGRPELYQKSNRSSHSSDTSSAYSGSDTMTSVQGSLDADADDVDLSGLVESIVDSDEEEDLAESMDSLTVRDPVRECLEKDPMERTEDDIETLLEFTQQLKAFTNMTLAVRRALCAVMVFAVVERAGMIVLNDGEELDSWSVLINGAVEIEHSNGEIEQLHLGDSFGILPTMERLLHRGVMRTKCDDCQFVCVTQADYFRIQHQGEENTRRHEENGRVILVTELRGALDGGARRGHVVIRGTPERLMLQLIEENSITDPTYIEDFLLTHRTFIDSPLLVASQLLEWFDQAQVRDRVARVVLLWVNNHFTDFETDPAMMEFLEAFEAGLEREKMLGQQRLLNIACAAKARTRNVTLARPTRDEVLHFSILGGYERGFGIFISKVDKKSKAEDVGLKRGDQILEVNGQSFEHVSHARALEILRGSTHLSITVKSNLLAFKEMLQMPDDSPRPRGRANKPEISRIQTDPRARLSTHVDPITPGNPLNPLVGGVPLLIPDSNVSPCKDAKKEHKGFMTLGPKKRFQKALMKMNILPKNTIKSDSFYSDGVHVDDPLAPPHTPPGTGGLAQTTNLYHSKSNPDLTSLYCYDDLRAPDYPEHVLKVYKADQTCKYLLIHKETTAHEVVMLALQEFGITEGSSNFSLAEVSVGEGGMIKQRRLPDQLQNLAERIGLSSRYYLKTNGISETFVADEQAPELIRESQVHFLQLNAVEVAIQLTLQDFSIFRQIESTEYVDDLFELKSRYGVPMLRQFAELVNREMFWVVTEVCSEHNLVRRSKIIKQFIKIARQCKECKNFNSMFAIVSGLGHGAVSRLRASWEKLPSKYQRLFSDLQELMDPSRNMSKYRQLVASEQTQPPIIPFYPVVKKDLTFIHLGNDSRVEGLVNFEKLRMIAKEVRTLTNMCSSPYDLSIMLERGGQPPSSAMVALNQMTTGNQVLQCPGGQTATVKRRKKSTAAPNPKKMFEEAQMVRRVKAYLANMKVITDEERLHALSVECEPHAGTAAVAAAVPLSASRGRRHPSPTLSTTSSASSTSEGRKSIQGTKFGAASPQAVRKMLALSDPHKTRPYQPKHCPPALPVPGLALHSSGLEPSPGAPRRVGSGSRVPMHERSHSDTPSSLPPPVDLSAESSSVTSLSNLQPLRKTLTSGSVTSSDSGHSTQLDSHSGSSVEAGGSPPPPQRRHSAMQGTTGLGVGVGHGVPAALPPPGAGTTIMTTMTTMTTMTSMTTMRPGIGSTQCRQPPAYKVAAQMARLHRLGRAHSHEGVTYRNDHEDDDEDAQVSAV; from the exons ATCGACTATCCAGAAGTACATGGAGGAAGGATGCATCGACCACCGCACCCTCATCCCATAACCGACCATCGACAGGTCAACTTGGTCTTCGATGATACG TTTTCTCAAGGCCTGACAGGCAGGCCAGAGCTGTATCAAAAGTCCAATAGAAGCAGCCATTCGAGTGACACAAGCTCAGCATACAGTGGTTCAGACACCATGACATCTGTACAAGGTTCATTAGATGCAGATGCAGACGATGTTGATCTTTCAGGTCTTGTTGAATCTATAGTAGACAgcgatgaagaagaagatctTGCAGAAAGCATGGAT AGCTTGACTGTCCGTGATCCAGTCAGAGAATGTTTAGAAAAAGATCCTATGGAAAGGACGGAAGATGATATAGAAACGCTCTTAGAATTCACGCAACAACTAAAGGCTTTCACAAATATGACCTTGGCAGTAAGAAGAGCGCTGTGCGCTGTGATGGTGTTTGCAGTGGTTGAACGTGCTGGTATGATAGTTTTGAATGATGGAGAAGAATTAGATAGTTGGAGTGTGCTCATAAATGGTGCTGTGGAAATTGAGCATAGCAATGGAGAAATCGAACAGCTGCACCTTGGTGACAGTTTTGGAATCTTGCCCACTATGGAAAGACTTTTGCATAGAGGTGTAATGAGAACAAA atGTGATGATTGCCAATTTGTATGTGTTACTCAGGCAGATTACTTTAGAATTCAACATCAAGGAGAAGAAAATACGAGGCGGCACGAAGAGAATGGGAGAGTGATTCTAGTAACAGAATTAAGGGGTGCTTTAGATGGCGGAGCACGCAGAGGTCATGTAGTTATCCGCGGAACTCCTGAACGTTTAATGTTACAACTTATCGAAGAAAACAGTATTACTGATCCCACTTATATAGAAGATTTCTTATTAACGCATCGAACATTTATCGATAGTCCTTTATTAGTTGCGAGTCAATTGTTAGAATGGTTTGATCAAGCACAAGTCAGAGATAGAGTTGCCCGTGTGGTACTTCTTTGGGTAAATAATCATTTTACTGATTTTGAAACTGATCCCGCCATGATGGAATTTTTGGAAGCATTTGAAGCCGgtttagaaagagaaaaaatgcTAGGTCAACAAAG ATTATTAAACATTGCGTGTGCAGCAAAAGCAAGAACGCGGAATGTAACATTAGCAAGGCCTACAAGGGACGAGGTCTTGCATTTTAGTATTTTGGGCGGATATGAAAGAGGTTTCggcatttttatttcaaaagtgGATAAAAAGTCAAAGGCTGAAGATGTTGGCTTGAAACGTGGTGATCAGATTTTAGAAGTAAATGGACAAAGTTTTGAGCACGTGAGTCACGCCAGGGCTCTTGAAATCTTAAGGGGATCTACTCATCTTAGTATAACTGTTAAATCAAACTTACTTG CGTTTAAAGAAATGCTTCAGATGCCAGATGACTCGCCGAGGCCGCGGGGAAGAGCAAACAAACCTGAAATTTCAAGAATACAAACAGATCCACGTGCAAGGTTGTCCACGCACGTGGACCCGATAACTCCGGGAAATCCACTGAATCCTTTAGTAGGCGGTGTTCCACTGTTAATACCTGATTCTAATGTTTCTCCTTGTAAAGATGCTAAAAAAGAGCATAAAGGATTCATGACGCTTGGACCGAAAAAGAGATTTCAAAAAGCTcttatgaaaatgaatatacTGCCAAAGAATACTATTAA gAGTGATTCATTTTACAGTGATGGTGTACATGTAGACGATCCTCTCGCACCCCCTCATACACCACCGGGAACAGGAGGACTTGCACAGACTACTAACCTTTATCATTCGAAAAGTAATCCTGACCTTACATCGTTATATTGTTATGACGACTTAAGGGCGCCTGATTATCCAGAACACGTTTTGAAGGTTTACAAAGCCGATCAAACTTGTAAATATCTTCTTATTCACAAGGAAACAACGGCGCACGAG gtGGTAATGCTAGCTCTCCAAGAATTTGGTATAACCGAAGGCAGTTCGAATTTCTCCTTGGCTGAAGTTAGCGTTGGGGAAGGAGGAATGATTAAACAACGCAGGTTACCTGATCAGTTGCAAAATCTTGCGGAAAGAATTGGCTTAAGTTCACGGTATTACTTGAAAACTAACGGTATCTCGGAGACGTTCGTAGCAGATGAACAAGCGCCAGAACTTATACGCGAATCTCAGGTTCACTTCTTACAATTAAATGCCGTTGAAGTTGCAATTCAATTGACTTTACAAGATTTCAGTATATTCAG GCAAATAGAATCTACGGAATACGTGGATGATTTATTCGAATTGAAGAGTAGATATGGAGTGCCTATGCTCAGGCAGTTTGCAGAACTAGTCAACAGAGAAATGTTTTGGGTTGTGACAGAAGTTTGTTCTGAACACAATCTTGTTCGacgtagtaaaataataaaacaatttataaaaatagccC GACAATGTAAAGAAtgcaaaaatttcaattccatGTTTGCTATTGTGTCTGGCTTGGGTCATGGGGCTGTCTCAAGATTAAGAGCCTCTTGGGAGAAACTGCCAAGTAAATATCAAAGGCTATTTAGTGACCTGCAAGAATTAATGGACCCGAGCCGTAACATGAGCAAATACCGACAATTAGTAGCGTCTGAACAAACACAACCTCCTATA aTTCCATTTTATCCAGTAGTAAAGAAGGATTTAACATTCATACACCTTGGCAACGATTCCAGAGTGGAAGGTTTGGTAAATTTCGAAAAGCTGAGGATGATAGCGAAAGAAGTGAGAACGTTAACGAACATGTGTTCTTCACCCTACGATCTATCAATAATGTTAGAAAGAGGTGGCCAGCCACCTAGTTCTGCCATGGTTGCGTTAAATCAAATGACTACTGGAAATCAAG TGTTGCAATGTCCAGGAGGACAAACGGCAACAGTAAAAAGGCGGAAAAAGTCTACCGCTGCACCAAACCCGAAGAAAATGTTCGAAGAGGCTCAAATGGTTCGAAGAGTGAAAGCGTACCTTGCCAACATGAAAGTTATTACTGACGAGGAACGATTACATGCTTTGTCTGTGGAATGCGAACCTCATGCAGGAACTGCCGCAGTAGCCGCAGCGGTACCTCTCAGTGCAAGCAGAGGAAGAAGGCATCCTTCGCCTACTTTGTCAACTACAAGTAGTGCTAGCAGCACCAGTGAAGGTAGAAAGAGTATACAAG gtACAAAGTTTGGAGCTGCATCGCCACAAGCAGTACGGAAAATGTTAGCGCTTTCTGATCCCCACAAAACTCGTCCGTATCAACCGAAACATTGCCCACCAGCACTTCCAGTGCCTGGATTGGCATTGCATTCCAGTGGATTGGAGCCTAGTCCCGGTGCACCTAGGAGAGTAGGATCTGGTAGCCGAGTTCCTATGCATGAGAGATCCCATAGCGATACTCCTTCCAGTTTACCACCACCTGTCGATCTCAGCGCTGAAAGTAGTAGCGTAACCAGCTTGAGCAATCTTCAGCCGTTACGAAAAACGTTGACCAGTG GTTCGGTGACGAGCAGTGACAGTGGTCACAGTACACAGCTGGACAGCCACAGCGGAAGCAGCGTAGAAGCTGGTGGTAGTCCACCGCCACCTCAAAGACGGCACTCCGCCATGCAAG GTACTACGGGATTAGGAGTAGGCGTGGGTCATGGAGTACCGGCGGCGCTTCCCCCTCCAGGAGCTGGAACGACGATTATGACGACCATGACGACCATGACTACCATGACGTCGATGACGACGATGCGTCCAGGAATTGGTAGTACACAGTGCCGTCAACCGCCTGCTTACAAAGTTGCAGCGCAGATGGCAAGGTTGCACAGGCTTGGCCGTGCTCACAGCCACGAGGGTGTTACCTACAGGAACGACCATGAAGATG ACGACGAAGACGCGCAAGTATCAGCGGTTTAA